Within the Microcebus murinus isolate Inina chromosome 16, M.murinus_Inina_mat1.0, whole genome shotgun sequence genome, the region CAGGAACGTGGTTGTGCTTGGGGACAGAGTACAAATAAAGTCATGAGAGATAAGGGATGACTGCAGGGCCTTTTCTCTCAGGAGCACTGGGGAGTCACAGAAGGCTTTAGAGCTGGAGAGGGTCACACTCAAagctgggtttttgtttgttttttgagatgaggttttgctgggttgcccaggctagattcaaactcctgggtttaacgaTCCTCCCAagcagttgggactacaagtgtgcaccaccatccccggctCCAGTCTAGTTTTTAGAAAGATGCCCCTGGCTGTCATGGAGACGGGGGACTGAGGGACAAGACAGGCACTGGGGGACCGGGACCTGGGCATGCCAGACTctaagtggggaggagggaggcggcCACCTCCTGCCCAGATCTCTGGCCTTGCTGGGCCCAGGTGTGGGCCCCTGAGAGGAGCAGCAGGTTTGGAAGGAAGATGTGAGGTCAGATGAGCATGAGGTGCCAAGGGACACCCAGGCAGAGACATCGGGTGGCCACGGGCCATACAGGTCTAGCCTCAGAGAGAGCCAGCCTGGGCTGGAAATCGACTTGCAGTTTGGGGGTGTGGTGACAGGCACGACTGGCAGGGGAGTGTCTACACCCATGGAGGGGCGAGGGACGTCTACACTTACCGCAGACTGGCAGCCCGGGAGgacccctggcccccagccccatcTGTCTTGTCCCCAGTCAAGCCGAGGGTGGCCAAACGCCTCTGGACGCCTTCCAGCTCCCAGCCGGCGTGGCCCGAGAGGACGAGCGCAGCCCGGCGCCCGAGCCCACAAGTAAGTCCCAGCTCGCCGGGAAGCTCCGAGGAACCCCTGGGACCCGCGTGATCCGGTCCCAAAGCCACCAGACACATGTGGCCACCTACTTACATTAACATGAAAATTCAAGGCCTtggtggccacatgtggccagcgGCTGCCTCGTGGGACAGTGCAGACATAGACCATTTTCATTACCACAACAGTTAGTTTGATTCTGGAATGTTCTATGGAACAGCACAGGTCTAGACCAGGGGTTCTCAATCCCAGCCCTACTGACATTTAGGGCCAGGTGATTCTTTCTTGTGGGAGCTGTCCTGCGCTCTGTAGGATGTTTAGCCATGAGATGCTAATGGCACCCTCctcccagctgtgacaaccaaaaaacGTCCCCAGACATTGTCGCCGGGTGTCCCCTGGGGTGCAAAGCGCTCCCACCTGAGAACCACAGTCTGGCCGGCTGAGCACAGCTCCATTCcgcagatggggagactgagggcTGGGGCCACACGGGGTGCCCTGAGACTCTTCCTCTTGCAGAGCCGGAGCCTCCAGCGGAAGGGAAGCAGGCTGCGCCCCCGGCCAAAACCCAGGCCCCCCAGACCCGGGGCAGACGCACCAAAGTGGAGCCCGGCGCCAGGGAAACGAAAGGCTCAGAGGACAGTGGCGACGAGGAGCCGTCCAGCCACGCGGCGCCCCCGCGGCCCGAGTTCACTTCTGTCATCCGGGCGGGGTCCCTGAAGCAGGACGCCGCGCGGCCGTGGGGCCTGGTGCCTCCCGGGGACCCGCCTCCCGCCCTCCTGCACGCGGGCTTCCTGCCGCCCGTGGTGCGGGGCCTGTGCACGCCGGGCGCCATCCGCTACGGGCCCGCCGAGCTGGGCCTGGTGTACCCGCACCTGCCGCGGCTGGGCGCGGGCGCCGGCCTCCCCGAGGCCCTGTACCCCGGCCTGGGCCTGCCCTTCGCCGGGCCCGCGGGCGCCAGGGCGCAGCGCAAGGGGGACTGAGGACTGGGACCGCCGGGCCCCGCGGGGCGGCGCAGGGGCGCTCGCCCGTCCCCTCCGTGACCATTAAACGCCTGCTCCGTGGGCGGCGCCTCGCTCCGTTTGTGTCCCCCCACCCGCCACCCGTCTCCGCCCGCGCCCTCCCGCATGCCGGGCCGCCCCCAAGCAACACGCACCACAGCATCTGCCCCGAGCAAGGCTCAGCTTTAATGTCCCCTCCTCACTCGTGCGGCGGCCGGCCCGCCTCGTCCGGGCCCTCTGCGGTGGCCGTCCCGTCGTCCTCGGGCACCAGCTCCACGTCCAGCTCGAGCTGGCCCATGTACAGGCCGACGGCGCAGGCCCAGAGCAGGCTGGCGGCCAGCACGGCGCCCACGCCCGCGGCCGCGCCCCCCAGCGTCAGCTGCATGGGGCCCCGCAGCGCCGCCAGGCCCACGGCGTACGAGGCGCCGCCCCACACCACGCACAGGCCGCCCAGCAGGAAGAAGCCTGCGGAGGAGGAGGCGGCCGTCAGGCCCGCGGCGGGTGGCCCAGGGTCCGGTCGGGTCGGGTGGCCCGGGGCCAAGGTCGGGCGTGCGGGCTGGGGCGTGCGGGCTGGGTCGGGTAGGGGCGGCAGGGGCAGGGCCGCATCGGCTGGCCGGCACGCGGGCGGGCTAGGACCTTCACCTCTGCTGAGAATTCCCTCTGGggcacagcccagcccagggccacccACTCGTGTGTGGGGACGCTCAGCAGGGAGCGGGGCGTCTCGGGATGGGGGAAGGATGGGGGTTGCCCTCACTGCTGGGGTGGGAAGCGGGAAGAGGGAGTCCACCCTCACCAGGGCTCTACATGCCCCAGTcgggtggggggggggtctgcACTCACCATAGGCAGCTTCCCGCCCCATGTCGCTCTGCATGAAGGAGATGACGCCGATGCCCGATGCCAGGAGGCCATTGCGGAACCAGGAAAGGAAGGCTGGAAGGAGGGGGAGATGGGAGCATCAACGTCACCCCAAAACCTGCCCCCCTCAGCCCAAAGTATGAAACTGAGGGCCCCCCtgttcctccctccaccccagcgAGGCCCAAGGCAAACCCGCCCCAAATCCTCATTTCTCCCAGAAAGCCCGCCACCGAACCCCATGCCCTTGTGTCCTCTCCCCCAAACTCTGGAACACCAGAGATTCAAGACGCTGTCTGCAGATTCTGGAGGACACCCTAGAACCAAAGTCGCAGAACCTCAGTCTGAGGACAGGACATGCCAGGGGGTCACTTGGTCCACCCTCCTCGATGTGCATCCCGAACGCCTGCCCTCTCACTTCTTTTTCGCAACTCGGGACAAACTGCTTCCCCAATCCGGCCTCTCTCCAGCCTCCCCCTTCACTTCCCTTCAAATGCCACCACCTCCTAGCGAGCATGCCTGTAGGTCCCATCCAGGTCCGCCCGCATGCAACTTGCGGTGCCCAGGTCCCGGCATCCTCGCCACGCCCCAGCCCTCCGCACCCTACCTAGGCGCCGGGTCGGTTCCAACCTGTACCTGCGCCCGTAGGAGGCTCCGCCCCCTGCAGCCTAGATCACCTCCCCTCCAATCAGCCAAGAGCTTTCCTGCTGTTGGTTGTCCCCTGCTCCAATCCGGGACGTCCCTCTCCTGCGGAGATCCCCATCGCGCCCTACGCGGAGTGGGCGCCCCTGCGGTCCGCGCGGACCCCTCTTGCCGCACCCCCCACTCAGCGTTCTCCGGAAGCCTGTGTCACGCAGGCGGGGGCAGCCGTGCGAGGGCGCCTCTCCCGGCCGCACCGCCCCTCCCCACCGCGCCCCGGAACCCGGACTCGCCGCCCCCCGCGAGCCCTTCCCGGCGCTCGCACGCAAGCGGGTCCCGCAGCGGAGCCCGGGCCCGCGTCCCGCAGCAGGCCGGGCCGCGTCGCCCACGCACGCGCCGGCTGCTCGGCTCTCGGGACGCCGCTCGCGGACAGACCCCGGCGCTGACACGGACCTGTCTCGTGTGCCTTCCGCAGGAGCCAAGCGTCCGCGCGATCGAGCTCGGACACCGGGGGCGGCGAAGCCCCGGCGCGGAGGCCCTGGCCGGGGGCGAAGGACCCCCGGGCGCCCCCGCTCCGGGGCCGCTGGGGCGGCAGCAGCGACCTCCGGAAGCGGAGACGGGCCAGGCGGGCGACCCGAGCCCACCACCAGCCGCCTCCCATGGTTCGCACTACGGCCGCCGCGCGCCGTACCGCCCCACGAGCCGCCCGTAGGCTCCAGCTCACGTCACTCAGGATGACCGGACTGGCCATTGGTTTGGCACCTGCCACTCATAGCCGGCGTGCACTGTCTATTGGTCACAATGGTAGTAATTCCCTCCTCTGTCATCTATGCCGGTAGTGCGCGTCCCTCTTTGATTTTGCCATTGGACTACGAATCCCAGCGTTCATTGTGCCCGGGGAAGGCCGGTCTTCTCAAGTCGTGGGCGAGATGTCTGCTGGGACTTGTAGTTTTTATGAATAACTTTAAGTCCAATGGccagagaaaacaaaacttgGGATGCTTAATTTAGACCCTTTGCAAAATCTGGTCTACAGAGATTGGAGCTCAGAGCCGAGAGTAAAAATCACCAGAAATCTCACCAATGAGTGATTACtcctaattttttgttgttttcttgtcttttttctatGCAGATGTAAAATAAGATGCCAtttgacaaattaattttttccacataACAATATATtgcgtggccgggcgcggtggctcacgcctgtaatcctagcactctgggaggccaaggcgggaggatcactcaaggtcaggagttcaaaaccagcctgagcaaaagccagacctcatctctactaaaaatagaaagaaattaattggccaactaaaaatatatagaaaaaaacaaaatatattgtgaatattaaCCCATGGcattgagaatattttttcatggcatttctttaattttaaaaatattatttatgttgaaCATGGTACTAAATGCAGGgtctaatgaaaaataattcctagccaagcacagtggctcatgcctgtaatcttaacactgggaggccaagccaggaggattgcttgaggccaggagttggagaacagcctgagcaacagagagacccccatctctactaaaaatacaaaaatttagccgggcatggtggcgcaccccagtagtcccagctactcgggagactgagtcgggaggatggcttgagcccaggagtttgaggttgctgtgagctaggctgacaccaaggcactctagcccaggccacacacagagtgaggctctgtctcaaaaaaacaatacaaaatagaaatagacCATTTCATATAAAAGACTTGAACATCCGTGGATTTGGGCATCAGCTAGAGGCCTGGAACCAATGCCCcctacacacgcacacacgcacagatACAGAGACACCGACATAGGTATGTGTAGACGTAGATGATCTCGATACACGTGTATAGGGACACAGAGtaacacatgtatgtatgtatctggATTGAGATCTATCTGTATCTACTTGTCTATGTGGCTCTCTGCAGCTACGTATATATCTCATTGGCTCCAGCTCTCTGCGGAACCCTAACACAGTCGCTGTGTTTCTCCAGGTACTAACCCAGCAGCCAAAGCTGTGgccagttcttttttgtttgttttgggtcaCCCAGGAATGTGTGCCACAATTGTTACTGGTGAGTATTTTACCTAGCAATAAAATCTTctggatgccttttttttttttttttttgagacagagtctctctttgttgcccaggctagagtgagtgccgtggagtcagcctagctcacagcaacctcaaactcctgggctcaagcgatcctcctgcctcagcctcccaagtagctgggactacaggcatgcgccaccatgcctggctaattttttctatatatttttagttggccaattaatttctttctatttgtagtagagacggggtctcgctcttgctcaggctggtttcgaactcctgacctcgagcgatcctcccgtctcggcctcccagagtgctaggattacaggcgtgagccaccgcgcccggcctgtggccAGTCCTTGATCTCAGTCCCTTACACTGTCGTTTTGATCGAATGACCAGCCACACTTTGCAGCCAAACCTTACCGTGGGCACCCCCGAGGGCCACTCGCGGACACCGCCCCTGGGCTCCGAGACGCGGGGCCACCGGAGTCGGGGCCGTGCAGGGGATGCGTGGGAGAAAGTGGCTGGGAGCGGAGGAACGGGaaggccgggggggggggggggggggggggctggcggGGAGGGACAGCCCCGCGACCGGAGAGGAGCTTCCCGAGGCCGCTGAGTCCCGGCCGACTCGGTTGACATGAGCGCCGCCTCCTGGCCACACGGCGAAATTGCAGTCCCCGTCCCTTTGACGCGAGGCTGCGCACGTGACTCGAGTGAGCCCCCCAAACGGAGCAGAAGCGAAGGCCGCTAGATCGCAGTGAGAGCTGTCGGCGCTTCTCCACCGGGTGTCTGTCCCGCCACCTGTCGGGACATTCCAGGGGACAAGCCTCAGTGCATCGGGTCCCCCGTGGCTATGATTAGCAGAACTCTCTGCTGACCTGGAAATAAGAACCAAACTCTCTGGCTAATTCAAGCCACCGCGATGTGACAGTCCGAGTTTCTGCAACATTAACCTCACCTGCTCTTCCTGATACAATTAATTGATGGgctccacatttaaaaaaattgttctgtAGTATTGTGAAGAGCTCCTTGCCAGGCTCACGACGTGGGACACACTGCTGACGGGAAAAAGCAGCTCATGTTCCCTGGGTGGGTCTTTGTAAATATCTGGGTCGCTTGACACCAGCAAAATGATCATGTGGATATTATGTCATCGTTGTGTCTCATCTCTGGGCAGAGGCTTGTTGAAGGCCAAGGGGCGATCCAGGGATTGTCAGCAAAATGACTTCTAAAAGGCAtccaaggctgggcgtggtggctcacgcctgtaatcctagcactctgggaggccgaggggggcggattgcttgaggtctggagttcaaaaccagcctgagcaagagcgagaccctgtctctattataaatagaaagaaattaattggccaagtaaaatatatatagaaaaaattagccgggcatggtggcgcatgcctgtagtcccagctactcgggaggctgaggcaagaggatcacttgagcccaggagtttgaggttgctgtgagctaggctgactccacggcactcactctagcctgggcaacaaagcaagactctgtctcaaaaaaaagagggcgacttctggggcgcccctctctttggaccccagaacctcgtccacgagtaaaaatttaaagaaaaaaaaagggcatcCAGAAGACTTTATTGCTAGGTGTGAAATACCCACCAGTGACAATTGTGGCACACATTCCTGGGTGACCACAAAGGACATCAGTAAATTGCAACCAATCCATTAGAGCCTTCACTGCCCACATCCCCCGAATCAGCTGAAAGAGCAGGATGATGGATTGAACGGTGGACCCCCAAATATCTGGCCACATCCTCAGCCCTGGAAGCTGTGAATGGGCTGTACTTGGGAGCAGGGGCTTTGCAGGTTCATTAATTTAAGGATCTCGAGATGAAATTATCCTTGTGcgggccctaaatccagtgactaagtatctttttttcttgagactttggacacagagtctcactctgttgcccaggctagagtgctgtggcatcagcctagctcacagcaacctcaaacttctaggcacaagcaatcctcctgcctcagcctcccgagtagctgggactacaggcatgcgccaccatgcccggctaattttttctatatatttttagttggccaattaatttctttctatttatagtagagacagggtcttgctcttgctcaggctggtctcgaacccctgaccttgagtgatcctcctgccttggcctcccaaagtactaggattacaggcgtgagccactgcactaggCCTAGTGACTAAGTATCTTTATAAGACACAGAAGTGGCAGACACAGAGAAGGGTGTGAAGACGGAGGTGGAGAATGGAGCCATGCAGCCACCAGCCCAGGGGGGCCAGGCAGCTGTCAGAAACTTGGAGGGACAGGGAAGGACCCTCCTctagagcctttggagggagcgtggccctgcccacaccttgatgtcagacttccggcctccagaatacatttctgttgtttgaagccaccccatttgtggttatttgttatgTTACAGCAGCCCCAAGAAAGCCGATAGGAACGGAAGGCCAAAGTGGAATTTGGAGAAATCAGTCTCTGAAGTTCTGGAAGAAtcggggctgggggctgctctGCAGGAAGGAAGGATTTCCCCTGAGCCAGCAGACCTGGGAGGTGTCGCCTGAGGCAGAGTATTCAAATGTGCTGTGAAACGAAGACACGGCATTTGGGCAGAGAAGTGGCCATTCCTCAGGCAGGAGGCTCATGCCCAACTTGGAGACCAGCTGTACTTCAGGATCATGGTGGCAGACCCAGATCAAGCCCCTCTGGTTTACAACAAAGTTAACCTTCGTGATCCCAGCAGtattgaaacatattttttaaatagatagtCATTCTTTCCTGGTCAAtcgctaataaaaaaaaaagaaaagaaataaaaagaaaaattaaaaaaatatatatatagtaggccaggcacagtggctcacatctggaatgccagcactttgggaggccaaggcaggaagatcacttgaggccaggagttcaagaccagcctgagcaaaactgagaccccatctttacaaaaaacttaaaaattagccagtgtacTCCCCTGCTACTTAGGAGGGTagaatggtgcagccactgtggaaaacagtctggcagtttcttcaaaagttaagccattcagctataaaaaggaaagaagctctgatacatgctacagtgtGTCGGATTTACCTTAAAATATGATGCTAGTAAAAGAAGCCAGGTACAAAGAGGCCACGTATTATtcgattccacttatatgaaatgtccagaatagacaaagccacagagagagaaggcaggttagtggttgccaggtgatggggagaggaaggaataaGAAGTGACTGCTTCATGGGTACGGAGTTTCCTTCTTGTGCCGTGAAAATGTCCTGGAACTAGATATAGGTGATGGTTGCAcgacattgtgaatgtactaagtgccactgaattgttcgTTTTAcaaaggttaattttatgttgtgtgaatttcaacccaattaaaaaatatataaaatgttggcaaggatTAGAAGCAATTGGAAccctggtgagaatgtaaaatggtataaccaatttggaaaacagtttgacagtttcttataaaactaaacacacaCCTGCCTTATAGCTGGCAACCTCACTCCTACGTTTGTACTCATAAATTAAAATCGGTGTTCAAGGCCAGGCGCgttgggtcacgcctgtaatcctagcactctgggaggccgaggcgggcggattgctcgaggtcaggagttcgaaaccagcctgatcgagaTCCCcccccctactaaaaatagagaaaaatagaaaagaaattcattgatcaactaaaaatatatatagaaaaaattagccaggcatggtggcgcatgcctgtagtcccagctactcgggaggccgaggcaggaggatcgcttgagcccaggagtttgaggttgctgtgagctaggctgacgccacggcactcactctagcctgggcaacaaagtgagactctgtctccaaaaaaataaaaataaataaaatcagtgttCAAACAGAGACCTACATGCAAatggttttggggtttttgttgttgttgtttgagacagagcgAAGGAGTGGCGGGATGGCCACACAGCTACCTGCATGGCAAGGCAGACACAGCAAGACGTTAACAACTGTAGGAACTGAGCAGTGGTCAGGCGGCACCCCAGGACCCGGACTGTTGGTCCCAGTGTGCAGGTGACCTTTGGCAGTGGAAAGTTCTCGACACAGCTCCTGGCCCCACTCTCCA harbors:
- the TMEM160 gene encoding transmembrane protein 160, with amino-acid sequence MGGGWWWARVARLARLRFRRSLLPPQRPRSGGARGSFAPGQGLRAGASPPPVSELDRADAWLLRKAHETAFLSWFRNGLLASGIGVISFMQSDMGREAAYGFFLLGGLCVVWGGASYAVGLAALRGPMQLTLGGAAAGVGAVLAASLLWACAVGLYMGQLELDVELVPEDDGTATAEGPDEAGRPPHE